The Bacillota bacterium genomic interval CAAGGGCCCTCTCCAGCTCCTCCGGGGGGCTCTTCAGGTTGATTTCATCCCAGTCCCAGTCCGGCCTTCCCAGGAAGCCCGCCAGGACCTGGGCGCCCACGATGATCTGCGCCCGGGGGTCCCACCTGTCTTTCTCCGGGTCGAAGCCGTGCCGCCGCGCCCACTCCGGCCAGTAGTCGGGGTGAAGCTGGGTGAGGCCGAAGCAGCCGGTCTTTTCGTTCACGGTGTTGGGATCCCAGGAGCTCTCCCGCTCGATCAAACCCGCCAGCAGCCAGACCGGGATCCCCGTCCGTTGGCTGGCCTCCTCCAGGGCGTCCCGGAACTCCGCCGGGATGGACGCGCCGGAAACGAAGGAGACGAGCGAGCCGCGGTCCTCGAGCCAGGCGAGGTTCTCCTGCCGGGCGGTGAAGCCCTGTGCCATCTCGAACGTGGCCCGCGCCGCTATCCTCACCTGTTTCTTCTCTTCCCCCGTTTCCGTGGGCAGCTTGTAGAGAGGGACGATATGCTTCTCGACGTACTCCAGCCCGTCGGAGAGCTTCTGGGTATCGGCGATTTCCTCGTAGGTCACGGAGCCCCCGTCGGGGTAGGTCTTCGTCACCCACTTATGCTTCCAGCGGTAGTGCCCCCGGATGGTGTACGCCTCCACCAGGAGGTAGACGGTTTCGGTGGTGCAGTACCCGTCTTTGTCGCAGTAAGTTACGTGGGACTCTTTATAGTAAAACCAGGGGCGCAGATTCTCGGCGGCGTCCTTCAGCCTCTCCTCCGCCCACTTCCGGTCGTTCATCCTGTCTTCTGCTTCCTGGGCCGCGAGGTAGAGCACCGGGGCGTAGGCGTCGCCCCACTGGTTCGCCAGCTTCGCGTCGCGGCCGTAGCGGTCGACCAGGCGTCCGAGAGTGTACTCCCCTTTCCCCGGATACCAGGCACCTTCCCCGCTCACCAGCCAAGTCTCTTTGACGTTCCACTCGGATACCTGCTTTCCGGCGTACTGCCGGACTTCCGCGTCCTGCTCCGAAGGCTCCACGCCTGTCAGCGCGGTCTGGGCGGGCATGGCGGAATAGAAGGCGCCGAAAAGAAGCGTCAAGGCGACCAGAACGATAATCACGATGATCACCGGCCAGCCGACCGCGCCGATAAGGGCGGCGATCCCCTTCACCAGGAGCTTTCCGGCGGCCTTCACCGCGGCCTTTACCGCCCGCTTCAGGGCCTGCTTCGCGGCCTGCTTCGCCGCGGCCTTTCCCGTCTCCCGCGCCCGGTCGAAGGGGGTGTTTTCTTCATCGCGGTAGTACATAAGCGATCACCTCCCGAAAAAAGAAAGCCCCTGCATGCGCCGGGGAAGTGGGGCTTTCTATTTCACCCGGGCTCCGTCCAGCCCGCCGGGGCCGGAAGCCGGGTACTTCGCCCGGGGCTGGGACTGCACGATCGGCGGCTTAAAACCGATCTGGCGGGGCGCTTGCGCGACCGGGGATGGTGCTGGAGCCTGCTGCCCCTGCCGGGGCCTGAGCAGCCAGTTTGTGGCGCGCTGCCCCACCGCCTGCACCGCCTTCCCCGCTTGCACGGTCTTCTGCGCCAGGCGGGAGCCGCTCTGGGCGGCCCGGCCGAGCTTTTTCCCGGCGTACCGGGCGGCGTAGTCCCCGGCCAGGTACGCCCCGCCTGCGGCCAGGCCGTAGACGCCCCTTGCGACGGCCGCGACGGGTTTAACCAGGGACTGCCCGCCGGGGACGGCAGAAAACGTAAGAGTGGCCAGGGCGCCGACGCCGACGGCCGCGGCCTTGCCGGCGGCGGCCCCGAATTTAACTGCGGCGCCTACCCTGGGGTGCGAGGAAACAAAATTTCGCACCGCGTTGGCCGACCCGCTCGGGCGGGTCAGATGCTGCACGACCTCCGTATGCCCTCCGGCAGAAGCAGGAGCAGGTCCGGCGTAGAGCGGCGAGGCGACCCCGCCGATCTGGGGGGCGGCGCCTTCGGGGGCGGTTGGGCCGCCCGGAGGAGGCGGGGAGGCAGGCTGGGGCACCCGGAAGCCGATGGGCCTGCCGCCTCCCCCACCGGGGGGAACCGTAGTAGTCGTTCCGGCAAGGGGAGTCTTACCCCCGCCGCCGCCGAAGAGGGAGCTTCCTGCCCGCGCCAGCGAAAACACTCCCCCCAGGCCCACTGCCGCGCCGAAAATTTTCCCGGCGGTGGCGGCTTCGTTGAAACCGGCGAACCGGGCAAAGAGAGACTGGAGAGAGTTCCGGATCGCCTCGGCGAGGGGGATGAGGGTGTAGAAACTGATCAGAATCGTCACCCATGTCCCATGCCCCATCTGTTTCACGTCGCACAAGAGCAGGATGGTGCAGAGCACCAGGGCATGGGCGACCGGCATGAAGGCGTTGGAGAGCAGTTCCCCGATCCAGACCGGCATCGCCGTGCTCTCTTTCCGGACCGCCCAGATCATCGCCGCCAACGGAGTGAAGGCGAAGAACACGGTAAGGGCGACCTTGCGCATGATGTAGAGCACGTTCAGGTAGGCGAACATGACGGTAAGGAAGAGCCTGACAATAGCCGTTCCCAACACGGAGCCGGTGACGATCTGCGTGCCTCCTATCTTGACCGCACTCCAGTCTCCCACGGCCCGGGGCATTCCGAGCGCCGCGGTAACGTGGTTAAAAGCCCCGGAGATGGCGTCCACCAGGATGGAGCAGGTCCACATCACGGTGCTGACCATTAAAGGAGCGAGGGCGACGATGAAGACCGCCAGGACGCAGCGGTGGAGCGACTCCATCGCCTCCGAGCGCGCCGCGGGGTTGGCCGCGGCGTAGAGAAGCTTGAAGGCGTTAGTCGCGATGACGAGGGCGAAGAAGGGGGAGGTGACGTATGCCAGAGTCTGGAACCAGAGCCGGACGTGCTTCGGTTCGTCTCCTTTCCAGGGCAGGTTTTTCTTCTCCTCGTCGCTGTACCCCTTGAGAAATACGAGCTTGTCGAGCTTCTCGAAGCCGCCCCATTTGAAAAGGCCCTCGATCACGGAGCAGGGGACGTTGACGATTCCTGCGAGAATTCGCTCGAACATGCCGCCCTTGTCCTTTTTCGGGGGCTCCTCCTGGGCCCAGGCCGCCCCTGCGAAAACAGAGAAAAGCAGGAGCAGGAGGAGCAGGGCAGTTAAAGGCTTTCGCAATTTTCGCACTACCGACCCCTCACTTTCGTCTCCACAAACTCCCACTCGAACGGGGCAGGCTGCACCTGCACCGCGGTGGTGGAGCCGGAGGTCCGCAAGATCCCCTGCCCTGCCCGGGCGCGGGATAAAAGGTCGGCGCAACCGGAGGCGAGCTTAAAGTACTCCACCGCCGCCTCGGCCGCGTGCTCCTCCTGCTTAAGCGTCAGGATGCTAGCGCAGGACTCAATCACCGCCCGGCCCTCAGGGGTACTTGCGAACTCCTCGAAGCGCTGGGTGGCGATGGTCAGGGCGCAGCCGTGCTTTCTTCCCCGGCGGGCGAGCGTCTCCAGGTACTTCGCCGCGTCCGGGTGCCGCAGAAACATCCAGGCCTCATCTACCGCCACGCACTTCGGGACAACCTTCCCGCCCCTCTGGGCAAAGGTCTGCCAGAGCCAGGAGAGCACGGCGCACACGGCCACGAAGCGGGAGAAGTCCCCGCCCAGGTCCCGGAGATTGAAGCAGATGAAGGGGGCGTCGGCGAGGTGCACCGTCGTCTGGCCGTCAAACATCCCCACCGTGCCGCCGGCGAGGAGCGGCTTCACCGCTTCGGCCAGGCGCTCCGCCCCCCGCATCCCGGCCAGGCGCTTCTGGACGTCCGAGAGCGTCGGCATCGGCTTCTTGATTCCCCCCTGGTAGAGGGAGGCCGGGTCCTCGGTGATCCCCCGCGTCCGGTACTCTTCCTTTACGGCTTCCTCCAGCAGGGCCGCCTCCACCGCCCCGAGGCCTTCGCCGCCGTGGTAGAACCGGAAGACTGAGCCCACGAGGGCAAGAGCGTCTTCTACTTTCGCGAGGACGTTGACGAAGACCCTCCCGTCCTCCTCCTCTTCAGGCTCCACCTCCAGGGGGTTGACGCCGGAGAAGCGGCCCGGGGTCAGGCGCACCACCTGGCCGCCGAGGGCCCCGGTGAAGTAGGAGTACTCCCCTTCGGGGTCCACGAAGGCCGTCTTGACCCCGCGGTAGCCCTCCAGCAAGGCAAGCTCCCGCACCGTAACCGACTTCCCCGAGCCCGGCTCCCCGGAGGTAAAGAGGTGCTGGTTTGGGACCACGTGCTCCCCGGCGAAGCGGTCCAGGAAGACCGGGGCGCGGGTGAAGAGGTTGACCCCCAGCATCACCCCGGAGGAGTGCCCGCCGGAGGAGACCGACAAAGGCAGGCAGCAGGCCGCCGACCCACCGGTAAGGTTCCGCTCGAAGTCGTGCAGGGCGTTTTTCGCCAGGGGCAGGACCCCCTTCAGGGCGTCCACCTGCCGGAGGACCAGCCTCCGGGGGAGCACCCCCCGGCGCGCCAGCACCGTTTCCACCACTTCGCACCTGCGGCGCAGCTCCTCCTCCGTCGCGGCGTGGACGGTGATGAGAAAGGTCAGGTAGTACAGCCGGTCCTGCCCGAGCTGCACCGCCTCCCGGAGCGCGGCGTAGTCTGCGATCTGGGCCTCCAGCTCCGGGATCCTCGAAATGCTCCCGGACTGCTGGTCGAGGATGTACTGGGAGCGGGCCTTCGTTTCTTTCGAGATTAACGTTTGAGTTACCGTCCGGTCGGGGGCGGGAACGAAGTGAACGGAGAGATCCACGTCCCCGGCGTTGAAGATTTCGTCAAGCCAGCCCACCTGCACCCGGCGCGGCAGGGCGTGCAGGGCGTAGGTACGCGCGTACCCCGTCCCGAGCCGGATTTTGTCGAATTCGACGAGCATGCCGTCCGGGGCGAAGAGGTCCTGAATCCGGAGGGCGCGGGGGGTGAGGGCGTCCCGCTCCTCCGGTGTCGGGTCGTTCTTTTTCTTGCGCTTAAGCAAGGCGCATCAACCTCTCAATCCGGGCTTCGGGCGAGGGGTGCGTGGCGTACAGGACCGCCGCCAGGCTCCGCGGCCCCTCAGGTCCCACTATACGGGAGAGGAACGAAACGAGCCCGTCCCGGTAGCCGCACCGGGCGGCGAAGGCGTCGGCCTCGTACTCCTGCGCCCGCCCCACCGCCAGGAAGGAGAGCTCGAGAATTTTTTGCAGGAGCCACGTCACCCCACGCAGCATCCAGGATATCGCCACGATGAACCAGCCCAGCCCGATGAACTCCCGGTCCCCGGCCGCCCCGCCGGTGATGAAGCTGAAGGCCGAGAGAACCGCCATGAAAATTGTCATCACCCACGTCGCGAAGCTCCCCGCCGCGTTCATCACGTAGGCCGCGAGCAGGACCTTCGTGTCCCCGTTCTTGAGGTGCCCCAGCTCGTGCGCCAGGACCGCCTCCAGCTCCTCAGGCTTCGCCTGCTCCAGCAGGCCGCGCGTCACGGCCACGGTCTTCACGCCGGCCGCTAAAGCGTTCGGGAAGGGGTCGTGGGCCACGAAGAGCTCGGGATATTCGGCCAGGCCGCACCGGACGACCGCCCGCCCGAAGGCCGGGCGCAAGGTTTTCTCCTCATCCGGCAGGGGCCGGCGCAGCCTGTTGGCGAAGCGGAAGTACTTCTCCCCAAGGGGGGTAAAGGCAAGACCCACCAGCGCCGCCTCCACCAGGAGCGCCCCCCACCCTGCGAGGGCGTCGGAGGCGCCGAACATGGAGAGAAACAGCGCCAAAATCACCCAGTTGACGAAGGCTATGCCCGCCAGCACAACGATTCTAAAAGCGTTAAGCATAAACAGCACTCCTTTCCGAAATGGTGTACAGGCTCATAACACCCGCCTCCACCGCCTCCGACGGCCTCCACGCCCGGCCCCGGTTGAGCAGGTGGGAGAGCAGGTCCACGACCGCCTCGCTGGTAAGCGGCTCAACCCGCACCTTCGCCCCGGCCAGGGCGTCGGCCAGGTTCGCCAGGCGCGCCTGAAGCTCCCCGTAGGCGTGCTCGAAGCCCTTTACGGTGTCGTAGGGTATCACCAGGTACGCCTGCCTCGCCGAAGCCGCCTTCTCCTGCGTCATCGCCGCCAGGTACTCGGCGCGGGCGAAGGCCATCTCCTGAAGGGCGCCTGGGAGCTCCCCGGCCTTTTCCCGGAGCTCCTCGACCGCCGCCCTGGTGTCCACCGCCTGGGAGGTCACCAGGGACTGCACCGGGAAGGTGAGCTGGAGCAGGGCAGCGGCCGCGGCGTCCTCGACCTCGTTCTGCTCCGCGTCAGAGAGGAGCCAGAAATCCGCGGAGCTCACCCGGCAGAGGAGCCGGTAGCGGCCGCCGGAGAGCACCAGGACTCCCCGCCGGACGTCCTCAACCTCCCAGATGTCCTTTACGCTCTGTTTGACTTTCTTTGACTTTCGCTCCTGCGCCGGAAGCGCCGGGGCTCCCCCGGCCTCTCCGGCCTGCTTCGCCGCGTCCCACCGGAGGTAGAGCCAGGCGCCTGCTCCGGTTAACACAGAGAGAGTCAAAAACACAATCGTAAAGACCAAGGTTATTCATCACCTCGCAGGTATAATTTTCGCGGCGACCTACAAAAAGCAAAAGGCCCGGACATCACCCGGGCCCGGCGCGGAAAAAGAAAAAACCGCGCCTGGAAAAAGTGCGCACGCGCGCACCTGTCTGGATTCTCGATCTGCTGACAGTTCTTGCGATTGGATTCTTGCGGGCCCGCCAGGAGGCCCGTTTACCCCTTCCCAGCGCACTGGGTCAACGCAGCGCCCGGACCCTCCTCAGAACGATTTCTGTTCTGAAGGAGCAATTCGAATTTGAGCTTCGAACCCAGGGCAGCATCGCGGCGGGGGCGTCCGGTACGGGTCCAGCTGCTACTACGGGTCATACCGACCAGGCGCCAGCCAGCAGCGCGGTAAATCGTGCCTTTGTGTCCCCGCCCCGGGTCCGCATAGGCGATAAGGCGGAAAACGTCGGGTAAGTGCTGCCGTACCCACCTGACTGCTAGAGCCGGGATGCGGCTCTCGGAGTTGCGCGGGCACTCGTCGAGCAACACCATGCGCGTCAGTTCCAAGGTATTCCGCTGGTCCTCCAGCCGCGCCACCGGCCGGCCCAGCATCAGCACGCCCATCAGCCGGTCGCCATGCCATACGCCAAGGCAGGTGCGCGCTCCGGGCGGCGCGTAGTGCAGGTAGTGGCGCTTCTGAATAAACTGCTTTGCTACCCTATACGGTACGGGGCGCAAGACTAAGCTCTTTGCGTCCGCCGGCGGGCCCGGATTACCGGTTAACTGCATCTGTCCATCCCAGTCGACGACGACCACTACCTTATTCATAAAAATTCACGGCGCGGAAACCCACGACCTTGTGCCGTGGGAGGAAGCGCCGCTAGGTCACCTCCCATATTA includes:
- a CDS encoding peptidoglycan DD-metalloendopeptidase family protein; translation: MYYRDEENTPFDRARETGKAAAKQAAKQALKRAVKAAVKAAGKLLVKGIAALIGAVGWPVIIVIIVLVALTLLFGAFYSAMPAQTALTGVEPSEQDAEVRQYAGKQVSEWNVKETWLVSGEGAWYPGKGEYTLGRLVDRYGRDAKLANQWGDAYAPVLYLAAQEAEDRMNDRKWAEERLKDAAENLRPWFYYKESHVTYCDKDGYCTTETVYLLVEAYTIRGHYRWKHKWVTKTYPDGGSVTYEEIADTQKLSDGLEYVEKHIVPLYKLPTETGEEKKQVRIAARATFEMAQGFTARQENLAWLEDRGSLVSFVSGASIPAEFRDALEEASQRTGIPVWLLAGLIERESSWDPNTVNEKTGCFGLTQLHPDYWPEWARRHGFDPEKDRWDPRAQIIVGAQVLAGFLGRPDWDWDEINLKSPPEELERALARYGGYGSDVEAAQGYITDIMRLAGAYRSRPGAWPVPGYYEISSHFGMRFHPILKKWTEHTGIDIEAPEGAPAVSVSGGVVFDAGYDETYGNRVYVRDAQHEYLYAHLSRIDVREGQAVRPGAKIGEVGSTGWSTGPHLHFGVRPIGGSWIDPEPLLRDLR
- a CDS encoding ATP-binding protein, whose product is MLKRKKKNDPTPEERDALTPRALRIQDLFAPDGMLVEFDKIRLGTGYARTYALHALPRRVQVGWLDEIFNAGDVDLSVHFVPAPDRTVTQTLISKETKARSQYILDQQSGSISRIPELEAQIADYAALREAVQLGQDRLYYLTFLITVHAATEEELRRRCEVVETVLARRGVLPRRLVLRQVDALKGVLPLAKNALHDFERNLTGGSAACCLPLSVSSGGHSSGVMLGVNLFTRAPVFLDRFAGEHVVPNQHLFTSGEPGSGKSVTVRELALLEGYRGVKTAFVDPEGEYSYFTGALGGQVVRLTPGRFSGVNPLEVEPEEEEDGRVFVNVLAKVEDALALVGSVFRFYHGGEGLGAVEAALLEEAVKEEYRTRGITEDPASLYQGGIKKPMPTLSDVQKRLAGMRGAERLAEAVKPLLAGGTVGMFDGQTTVHLADAPFICFNLRDLGGDFSRFVAVCAVLSWLWQTFAQRGGKVVPKCVAVDEAWMFLRHPDAAKYLETLARRGRKHGCALTIATQRFEEFASTPEGRAVIESCASILTLKQEEHAAEAAVEYFKLASGCADLLSRARAGQGILRTSGSTTAVQVQPAPFEWEFVETKVRGR
- a CDS encoding M48 family metalloprotease, encoding MLNAFRIVVLAGIAFVNWVILALFLSMFGASDALAGWGALLVEAALVGLAFTPLGEKYFRFANRLRRPLPDEEKTLRPAFGRAVVRCGLAEYPELFVAHDPFPNALAAGVKTVAVTRGLLEQAKPEELEAVLAHELGHLKNGDTKVLLAAYVMNAAGSFATWVMTIFMAVLSAFSFITGGAAGDREFIGLGWFIVAISWMLRGVTWLLQKILELSFLAVGRAQEYEADAFAARCGYRDGLVSFLSRIVGPEGPRSLAAVLYATHPSPEARIERLMRLA